The DNA region GGTTTTTACGATGTCATCAAACTGTGCGAATAGGTCGGAAGCTTTCCCGTTCTTCGGTGCCGTCGGTATCGGAGCGCTCGCACTGAGACGAAGCCGAACAGTCTTGCTTTCTCCGGCTCCGACGGTCAAACGAGAGTGCGCCGCGACCTTGGTTCCCTCCTTCTCCGGGTTCACGGCATCTTGCTTGCCGTGGACGATGTAATTGTTGATTCCATCTTTCACGTACGGAGTCCGATTCGCGACGCCGAAGATTTGCTGAGTGTTCGTTTCGTTTTCCGTGAAGAGCAGTTCGACGTCGCCTTCGCAGTAGAGATAGCGTGAACCTAAAACCGGATCAATCGCCTGAACGACGTTCGCGCCGGCCCCCTCTGCTACCCGTAGCCGAGGACGATCGGGAGCACCGTGCCATGACCATTGATTGCGAAACCAGAGCGTCGGCAAGAGGTGCAATTCGGCCGCTTCCGGTCCCCGATTGTGAACGGTGACTTGAACGAGAATGTCTTCGGGCGACGCTTTGGCATATTCGACGAAGACGTCGAAGTACCGGTCGTCGTCGAACACGCCCGTGTCGAGCAGTTCGTATTCCATCTCGTTGCGTCCGCGCCTGCGGCTCGTATTGACCAAGTCTTCGTATGGATAAGCGGCCTGCGGATACTTGTAGAGGTACTTCATGTACGAGTGCGTCGGCGTACTGTCGAGGTAGAAGTAATATTCCTTGACGTCTTCGCCGTGGTTGCTCTCACCGTTGGTCAGGCCGAACAGCCGCTCCTTAATGATCGGATCGTTGCCGTTCCAAAGGGCAAGCGCAAAGCAGAGTCGCTGTTGATCGTCGGAGATTCCGGCCAAGCCGTCTTCACCCCAACGATAAGCGCGCGAGCGCGCCTGGTCGTGCGTGAAGTAGTTCCAGGCGTCGCCCCCTTCGCTATAGTCTTCGCGCACCGTTCCCCATTGCCGCTCGCTCAAATAGGGGCCCCACTTTTTCCAAGGGGCACTCTTCTCTCCAGCCTCATCGAGACGTCGTTGTTCGGCGGTCATGGCATTCCCTGCGATGCTCTAAGTTGGCAGACCAAGTAAATGTTTATAGTGCCCGGGGATTGGTTGCAAATCGGTCGTCTCCGTAATTTCAAACGGCTGCCGATGCTCCCAGGCGTCTTGAGTCGAGGGCAGGGTCCAATAGTTCCCCTCACGATCAAGGACGACCCATTGCCGTTGCGACCGATCGACGAAGATTACGGACGGCATTCGCTTGGGATCCTTCAGCATAGTTCGCTCCATCGGGATCGCGAGCGCGCTTTCGCTCTCCGACACGGTTATCAATTAGTCGGACGAGATGAGAGGTGTGCTCCGAAGCGCGACGATCCCTTCAGTCGTTCGCATATTCACAGACGAGACGAATGCCGTTCCATCCGCAAGTCGAGTGCCGCGGTGCGTGATTCACAGATTCTCCGCCGGTTATCCGTCGCCGAGAAGCCGGAGAATCCTGTCATCGCCGTCAAACCCTTCGAAACCGATGCGCAAATAGCCGTCGAATCGTCAGGCAGCGTCCGATCAATAAGTCCCCTCGACGAGGTTCGGCACGGTCTCGATTTCGTCGTCGGAGGCTCGCTTACTTCCTCAGTGCGCGCCATAACGCACATCTATGGGCGCGCTTGCACGGCCCGAACGCGCATTCACGCTATGGGTAATTCGAAGAGTACGTGGAGCGAAATATTCACGGGCGACGAAGCGAGCCGAAGCACCGTTAGCCCCGAAAAAGGCCAAGGCGCCGCCTCATCCTCCCAACGCCATGGCAAGTGCGACGAGAAAGCATCCTAGAGCGATCATCGAAATGCCGATCAGCCACGGTCGGCGCCCGACGCACTTTCCATAAGCTAATCCTGTCAAGAACAGCAGCAGGATCGCAACGACGTTCGAGATTCGCAGTGCGACCTCGGCATTGCCGATGAAAAGAAACGGGAGCGCCACCGGAAAAGTTGACAGGCTTACCAAGAGAAACACGCCGAGCGCGCCGAACCAGTCTTCCCGATCCAAGCGCGCCGTGTCCGGCGGCTCCGGAAGCCGCTGCAGCCGTTGATGCATCGTTTCGAGTTCCGCCGGCTGCAAGATCGAGGCGACCACAGGTGGCAAGGCTTCCGTGATCAGCCGCCGTGCGTCTTGTGGATTCTTCGCGCTGCGCACCGCGCGAAACACCGCCAGGTTGCGTCCCGTTTCGGAGAGGCAACTCATGAGATACAGAATGCCGTCGATGATCCCCCAGACGAAATTGCACCCGAGCGCACCGATGAGCATGGTCCGGACTTCCATTCGGTCGGCTTCGGCGACGCTCAGCGAACCCGTGAACGTGAGAACCATGATCAAGCCGAACAGCACCTCGGCGATCCTATCGCTCGGTTCGAGCACGCGTTTGTTCTTTTTCGCGGATTCTTTGAGCATAAGTTTCGCGAGCTACTGCGTGGTCTCGATGCCGAAGCGCCGGCTCTTTCACTGGACGTGCGGTGGCATGAGATAGAGCGTCATGGCGAAAATCAGATAAACCATCAGTAGCAGAATGCCGACGAACCACGCCGAACGGCCGCTATTGGTGACTAATGCGGCGGTCATC from Planctomycetia bacterium includes:
- a CDS encoding VIT1/CCC1 transporter family protein, with translation MLKESAKKNKRVLEPSDRIAEVLFGLIMVLTFTGSLSVAEADRMEVRTMLIGALGCNFVWGIIDGILYLMSCLSETGRNLAVFRAVRSAKNPQDARRLITEALPPVVASILQPAELETMHQRLQRLPEPPDTARLDREDWFGALGVFLLVSLSTFPVALPFLFIGNAEVALRISNVVAILLLFLTGLAYGKCVGRRPWLIGISMIALGCFLVALAMALGG